The Pseudoxanthomonas sp. CF385 region CGCTGGTTGCCTGCGGCTCGAGAGATCCCGCATCCCCCGACGGCAGCGGCAGGACGATCTCCACGCAGGTGCCCTGCCGCAGCGTGGAATCCACGCGCAGGCGGCCGCCGCGCGACTCGACGCGCTCGCGCATGCCGCTGAGGCCGTTGCCGGGCACCGCGGCGCTGCCGACGCCGTTGTCGCGGATGCGCAGGGTGACGTGCTCGGGCGTGGACGCCAGCACCACCTCGGCGAGGCTGGCGCGCGCATGCCGCTGGATGTTGGTCACCGCCTCGCGCAGACTCAGCGCGAGCACCGTCTCCAGATCGGCCGGCAGCGCCACTTCCTGCGCTTCGTACCGCAGGGTGACACCGTCCGACTCCAGCAGCAGGCGCGCGGAGGCGAGTTCGGCCGCCAGCCCCGCTGCGCGGATGCCCGTCACCGCACGGCGCACCTGGGCCAGCGCGTCGCGGGCGACGCGGCTGACTTCGGTGATCTCGTTGCGGGCGGCCTGGGGATCGCGATCGATCAGGCGCCCGGCCAGGTCGGACTTCAATGCGACCAGCGACAGCGTGTGGCCGAGCAGGTCGTGCAGGTCGCGGCCGATGCGCTCGCGTTCGGCGAGCGCGGCCAAGCGGCGGACTTCCTCGTGCGAAAGTTTGAGTTCGGCGCGCTTGCGCACCGTTTCGGACTGGAAGTAGTTGCCGGTGAACACCGCCACCGACACGATCGCCGTCACCACCGGCACGAACACCGGGAAGCCCAGCCAGGCCGCCATCCCGCAGTAGGCGATGATCAGCACGGCGAAGACTTCCAGCCGGATCCACATCGACCCCGGCAGCAGTGCCACGAAGGCCGCGGCGTAGATGACGTAGGTGTTGGAGAACGCGTTGAACGGCATCAGCCCGTAGCCGAGTGCGGCGATGCCCAGCGCGCACAGCACGCGCGTCAGTGCGCTGCCGCGGTAGGCCAGGAAGTACATCGGCAGGAACACCGCGATCGATGCCAGCGTCGGCCACAGGTACCAGCGCACGCCTTCGCCCCAGTCGGCATTGGACGGCACCAGCACCGGCACGAACAGGAACACCAGGTAGCCCAGCAGGAAGATGGGCATCCAGCCGAGGCCGAGCGCTTCGGGCACCAGGCGGTCGCGCAGGCGCGTCAGCGAGGCGAGCAGGGACGAGGACGGATGCTTCATGGACGACTCCTTGCGCCGGCGTGCCGGCTCACTGCACCAGCCGGCGGCGGGCCAGCACGAAGAACAGCGCGGCGATGGCGGCCATCACGGCCACGTGCAGCCCCAGCGGACGCCCGGCCCCCACACCGACGGCCTGCTGCGCGACCTGGGCTAGATGATACGCCGGCCACATCGGCGCCAACGTCTGCAACAGCTGCGGCAGCATCGTCAGCGGCACCCACAGCCCGGACAGGAACGCCATCGGCAGGTAGACCAGGTTGATCAGGGCCGGCGCGCCGCGCCCGCTGACCAGCGTGCCCAGCCACAGGCCCAGCGCACTGAAGGGCAGCACGCCGACCAGGCACGTGGTCGCCCACGCGATCCACTGCGCGGCCGACAGCTGCACGTGGGCCACGCCCGCGGCGAGCATGGCCAACAGCGCCAGGATGATCGCGGCGAACAGCAGGGCCATCACCATCTTCGCGACCAGGTAGGCGCCCGGCGGCATCGGCTGCGCGCGCTTGAGCGTCAGCAGCCCCTGCTCGCGGTCCATCGCCACGGTCACGCCGAAGCCGAACAGCGACACGCCGATCACGCCGAACACGCCGTAGCCGGCCAGCATGTACTGCGCGGCCATCGGTCCGCCCTTGCCGCCGAGCAGCACGCCGAACAGCAGGTAGAACACCGGCGGGAACAGCAGGCACGGCAGCGAGAACGACGGCGTGCGCAGCAGGCGGAGGAATTCGTAGCGCGCTTCCAGCAGGTAGGCGCGCGTGGAGGAGAACGGCAGCGGGGCAAGGGCGTCCATCAGGCGGCTTCCTTCTGCAGGTCGGGGGTGGCGGTGTCGCGGGTCAGGGCGAGGAAGGCCTCGGCCAGGCCGGCGCGCTGCACTTCGAGTTCGCCGAGCGCGGGGTCTTCGGCCAGCAGGCGGCGGACCACCGGCTCGGCGATGTCGGCGACGATCTCCAACCGGTCGCCGTCGTGCTGCGCGCGCTGCACACCCGGCCAGCCCTGCACCAGCGCCGCCGGCAGCGAGGTGCTGCAGCGGATCCGGCGCTGGGCCACGTGCGCGCGCACCTGCGCCACCGTGCCTTCGGCGACCACGCGGCCGTGGTTGACCACCACGACGCGGTCGGCGAGCGCTTCGGCTTCTTCCAGGTAGTGCGTGGTCAGCAGCACCGCGCAGCCTTGCGCGCTCAGTTCGCGGATCGCCTTCCACAATGTCTGCCGGGCGTCGATGTCGAGGCCCGTCGTCGGTTCGTCGAGGAACAGCAGTTCGGGCCGGCCGCAGACCGCCAGTGCGAACTGCACGCGCCGCTGCTGCCCGCCGGACAGCTGGCCGTAGCGACGGTCCATCAGGCCATCCAGCCCGGCCAGCGCCACGCAATCGGCGATGCTGCGCGGACGCGGGTAGTAGCTGCGCGTCAGGTCGATCAGCTCGCGTACCTTCAAGGTGTCCGGCACGGCCGCGGTCTGCAGCATCACGCCGACGCAACGGCGCGCGGCCAGGTCCTGCGGCGGCAGGTCGAACAGCGCCGCCTCGCCCGCATGCGGACGCTGCAGGCCCAGCAGCAGGCTGATCGCCGTGCTTTTGCCGGCGCCATTGGGGCCCAGCAGGGCCAGCACCTGGCCGGCCGGCAGCGCCAGGTCCAGGCCATCGAGCGCCAGCGTGCGGCCGTACTGGTGGCGCACGCCACGCAGCCGGGCAAGCGCAGGGGAAGGAAGGGTCGCCATGTCCATGCCGGGGGCCTCGTCGGAAGATGGACACAGCGTGCCCGGCCCGCCCGCGTGTGATCAGTGGCGCTCCTCAGGCGAATCAGGTGACAGTTGTCACTGGGCTGCGCCACGGCCCACGCCCATGATGCGCACCGTCCCGGTCCGGCCGTTCCGCGGCAGACCGGTTCCCGCATGAAGTGACTTCCGGCAACTAGGCTTCCGTTACCCTAGCTGGTCACACTTTCCCGCATTCACCGTCTGGATACGCATGAATACGTCTGCCGACCTGCTGAAGGAACTCCGCATCGACCGCAAGGCGCCGCCGCCGGCCCCCTCGCGGCGCGGCCTATGGATTGCGCTGGCGGTGGTGGCCGTCCTGGCGGTGCTGGCCGCCGTGGGCTGGTTCGTGTTCGGCCGCGAGAAGCCGGTCGAGGTCGAAACGGCTTCCACCGTCGCCCTGGGCGGCGGCGGCGGTTCGACCTCGGTG contains the following coding sequences:
- a CDS encoding sensor histidine kinase — protein: MKHPSSSLLASLTRLRDRLVPEALGLGWMPIFLLGYLVFLFVPVLVPSNADWGEGVRWYLWPTLASIAVFLPMYFLAYRGSALTRVLCALGIAALGYGLMPFNAFSNTYVIYAAAFVALLPGSMWIRLEVFAVLIIAYCGMAAWLGFPVFVPVVTAIVSVAVFTGNYFQSETVRKRAELKLSHEEVRRLAALAERERIGRDLHDLLGHTLSLVALKSDLAGRLIDRDPQAARNEITEVSRVARDALAQVRRAVTGIRAAGLAAELASARLLLESDGVTLRYEAQEVALPADLETVLALSLREAVTNIQRHARASLAEVVLASTPEHVTLRIRDNGVGSAAVPGNGLSGMRERVESRGGRLRVDSTLRQGTCVEIVLPLPSGDAGSLEPQATSAETGVGAT
- a CDS encoding ABC transporter permease; this translates as MDALAPLPFSSTRAYLLEARYEFLRLLRTPSFSLPCLLFPPVFYLLFGVLLGGKGGPMAAQYMLAGYGVFGVIGVSLFGFGVTVAMDREQGLLTLKRAQPMPPGAYLVAKMVMALLFAAIILALLAMLAAGVAHVQLSAAQWIAWATTCLVGVLPFSALGLWLGTLVSGRGAPALINLVYLPMAFLSGLWVPLTMLPQLLQTLAPMWPAYHLAQVAQQAVGVGAGRPLGLHVAVMAAIAALFFVLARRRLVQ
- a CDS encoding ABC transporter ATP-binding protein, whose product is MATLPSPALARLRGVRHQYGRTLALDGLDLALPAGQVLALLGPNGAGKSTAISLLLGLQRPHAGEAALFDLPPQDLAARRCVGVMLQTAAVPDTLKVRELIDLTRSYYPRPRSIADCVALAGLDGLMDRRYGQLSGGQQRRVQFALAVCGRPELLFLDEPTTGLDIDARQTLWKAIRELSAQGCAVLLTTHYLEEAEALADRVVVVNHGRVVAEGTVAQVRAHVAQRRIRCSTSLPAALVQGWPGVQRAQHDGDRLEIVADIAEPVVRRLLAEDPALGELEVQRAGLAEAFLALTRDTATPDLQKEAA